The proteins below come from a single Azospirillum thiophilum genomic window:
- a CDS encoding M20 aminoacylase family protein, whose product MPINTRIAAFQDDMTAWRRDIHAHPELGFEEDRTAGIVAAKLAEFGIPVHRGLGKTGVVGTLKGLGSGSGRAIGLRADMDALPMPEANEFEHASRHAGKMHACGHDGHTAMLLGAARYLAETRNFDGTVHLIFQPAEEGLGGAKRMIEDGLLQQFDCEQIYGLHNWPELPAGQIAVHPGPVMAAANQFEIHVTGHGAHAAMPHRGIDPVLVAAHIITAAQSLVSRGTNPAESAVVSITVVEAGTAANVIPDSARLLGTMRTFSEENHRRIQEQFARLVSSIAEGLGAKAELRFRPGYPATVNSEPEARIAASAAAKVVGEDNVVWAPDPTMAAEDFGYMLKERPGAYIWLGHGGHRGPSCRLHNPHYDFNDDILAVGASYWASLVETILPRST is encoded by the coding sequence ATGCCGATCAACACCCGCATCGCCGCCTTCCAGGACGACATGACCGCGTGGCGGCGCGACATCCACGCCCATCCGGAGCTGGGCTTCGAGGAGGACCGCACCGCCGGCATCGTCGCCGCGAAGCTGGCCGAGTTCGGCATCCCGGTGCATCGCGGGCTGGGCAAGACCGGCGTGGTCGGCACGCTGAAGGGGCTGGGCAGCGGCAGCGGCCGGGCCATCGGCCTGCGCGCCGACATGGACGCGCTGCCGATGCCGGAGGCCAACGAGTTCGAGCATGCCTCGCGCCATGCCGGCAAGATGCACGCCTGCGGCCATGACGGGCACACGGCGATGCTGCTGGGCGCCGCCCGCTATCTGGCGGAGACCCGCAACTTCGACGGCACCGTCCACCTCATCTTCCAACCGGCCGAGGAAGGGCTGGGCGGCGCCAAGCGGATGATCGAGGACGGGCTGTTGCAGCAGTTCGACTGCGAGCAGATCTATGGCCTGCACAATTGGCCGGAGCTGCCGGCCGGGCAGATCGCCGTCCATCCCGGCCCGGTGATGGCCGCGGCCAACCAGTTCGAGATCCATGTGACCGGCCATGGCGCCCACGCCGCCATGCCGCACCGCGGCATCGACCCGGTGCTGGTGGCGGCCCACATCATCACCGCGGCGCAGAGCCTGGTCAGCCGCGGTACCAACCCGGCCGAGAGCGCGGTGGTGTCGATCACGGTGGTGGAGGCCGGCACCGCCGCCAACGTCATCCCCGACAGTGCCCGGCTGCTGGGGACCATGCGCACCTTCTCGGAAGAGAACCACCGCCGCATCCAGGAGCAGTTCGCCCGGCTGGTCTCCAGCATCGCCGAGGGGCTGGGCGCCAAGGCCGAACTGCGCTTCCGCCCCGGCTATCCAGCCACGGTCAACAGCGAGCCCGAGGCGCGCATCGCAGCAAGCGCGGCGGCCAAGGTGGTGGGCGAGGACAATGTGGTCTGGGCGCCCGACCCGACCATGGCGGCGGAGGATTTCGGCTATATGCTGAAGGAGCGGCCGGGCGCCTATATCTGGCTCGGCCATGGCGGCCACCGCGGCCCGTCCTGCCGCCTGCACAACCCGCATTACGACTTCAACGACGACATCCTCGCCGTCGGCGCCAGCTATTGGGCGTCGCTGGTCGAGACCATCCTGCCGCGGAGCACCTGA
- a CDS encoding protease complex subunit PrcB family protein, producing MTVPPMRRPIPLLFAALLLLAACQGGDRADGNLLPAQAEAGSVWQGDRSAAAERAHVVARDAAEWTALWARVGEPAPGVLPGGRMAVAVFLGPRDTAGYGVAIDRVQQAGAELVVGYRETVPGPAQAVAQSRTSPYAIRLLPSVAGTPKFVRGK from the coding sequence ATGACGGTTCCGCCGATGCGCCGCCCGATTCCGCTGTTGTTCGCCGCCCTGCTGCTGCTGGCCGCCTGCCAGGGCGGCGACCGTGCCGACGGCAACCTGCTGCCGGCCCAGGCGGAGGCGGGCAGCGTCTGGCAGGGCGACCGCAGCGCCGCCGCCGAACGCGCCCATGTCGTCGCCCGCGACGCCGCCGAATGGACGGCCCTGTGGGCGCGGGTGGGCGAGCCGGCACCGGGCGTCCTGCCCGGCGGCCGGATGGCGGTCGCGGTGTTCCTCGGGCCGCGCGACACCGCCGGCTATGGCGTCGCCATCGACCGCGTCCAGCAGGCGGGCGCCGAGCTGGTCGTCGGCTATCGCGAGACGGTCCCCGGCCCGGCCCAGGCGGTGGCGCAGAGCCGCACCAGCCCCTATGCCATCCGCCTGCTGCCCAGCGTGGCGGGAACGCCGAAGTTCGTGCGGGGGAAGTGA